In Legionella israelensis, the genomic window TGGTCATGAACTGGATGAAGAGGTTATCGTTGATTTTTTAAGCTGTTTTCCCACAAATTATGAAGATTATCAACAGTTGCGAAAACTGGCCACACGTTTGGAAAATATCAACTTAACCAAAGATAAAATGGAGAAGCTACTAAACATACTCCATCAATTTTTCCCTAACCATTATATCAATATGATGGAAGTGAGATTGATGAATGCTATGGTAGGGCAACACGGCTATACAGGTCATGATGTTGATGTGTATAGGAAGATAGAAACTGCCTTGAGTAATCATGAGTTAATCACCTTAGGAACATCCCATAAATTTAATAAGGCTAAAGGCATGGTCAGTGGGCATGAATATATGGTGATTAATTGTTTTGTGGATGAAAATGGTAAACGATATGTGCTCGTAAATAACCCTTGGGGAAGTTATTCGCGTGGATATAAAAAAACAGATAGCGGTGGGATGCAACCCTGTGTGCGTTCTCCGACGTTTTCAATCTTTTCGAAGCATGAGTCTTTAGATATCGATTTGTTAATGGATAATGAATGTGATGCACCTTTGTCATATGACGGTATGATTTGTCAGCAAATCAATTATTCTAAGGGTGTCTCGGTGATAGAGTTAAGTGATTTTGTGCGTTTATTTGAGAGTTTATATGTCACTTGTCTCAGTGATAGCTTGCGTTTAACGAGACAGAAACTGGAAGAGATGGAAGACAGAATGGCATTAAATGAGGTGTATTCTTTAGAAGATAATGTGCCTACCCAGCAACAAATAGAAGAATTAAAAATGCAGTTGCAACGCCTGGAAGATTTAGAGCAAGGCCTTGCTGAGGGAAATATTGTAATAACAGAATTGCCATCTTCTTCTATATAGGCTTGTCTATTAATCGAGCTTTGAAGCTACAAATTACTCCTTGGATGTGAATTCAGGTCAGGCATTCTTTTCCCCGTGAGCGGTCCGTAAATAACTCTCTGGTTTATACATGGCAACTGCAGCCTGCTTGGCCGCCTTATATAAAGACTCAGGATATAAACCGATAAATAGTGTGAGTGATGCAAGGAACAGGCTCGGCATATAAAGAAGAATCTTCTCTTTGGTTGGGATCTGTTTCAAAGGGGATAAAAAAGGCTGTAAAAAAGCATAGCGCCATATTTTGACCATAGAATATAAGGTGAAAAAACCGACGAGTAAGGCAACGAATGCGCTTAGCCAAAAGCCGGAGCTGATAGCAGCGTTCAACAAGAGATATTTGGCCCATAACCCGGACAACGGTGGTAAACCTGCTAGAGAAAAAGCAGGAATAAAAAAAAGAATGGCTAGTATGGGTTTTTTTTGAAAAAAACCGCCCATTTGTCTTAAATCAGTATGTCCGCTATAACGCGTGAAAATTCCGGTGATAAGAAACAGATTTGTTTTAACCAGAATATGATGAACAA contains:
- a CDS encoding C2 family cysteine protease → MIEEEDLFNSIHAVNVSDDEFIGLFAENGNLLKRGFKAVKGEIFAPDSNWTDIKQTSLGDCYFLVALQSVMLRNPELVRDMIRDNGHNTVSVRFYRKSDFSESYQPWIITIDKTIYELPIISDYGHREAWVFLFEKAYAVFRQFLNLEKYYGRSYSETISGGYGHEALEHLLGCSSSYENIHSPFLRMLRALEPFIKNEMLIDLDKECMLSQPQVKKNIFGMEVKLTKKEKRAQAKEAFDRLAPTFFANMEIVSEAHYKQVIKDITAFFGHELDEEVIVDFLSCFPTNYEDYQQLRKLATRLENINLTKDKMEKLLNILHQFFPNHYINMMEVRLMNAMVGQHGYTGHDVDVYRKIETALSNHELITLGTSHKFNKAKGMVSGHEYMVINCFVDENGKRYVLVNNPWGSYSRGYKKTDSGGMQPCVRSPTFSIFSKHESLDIDLLMDNECDAPLSYDGMICQQINYSKGVSVIELSDFVRLFESLYVTCLSDSLRLTRQKLEEMEDRMALNEVYSLEDNVPTQQQIEELKMQLQRLEDLEQGLAEGNIVITELPSSSI